In one Mucilaginibacter ginsenosidivorax genomic region, the following are encoded:
- a CDS encoding c-type cytochrome, with translation MRKYLIIIFILSCSQLIAQVKTPAKARTKPRQRLAKPAVDGKAVYTKYCLTCHQADGGGVPNMNPPLIKTSYVLGDKNRLIKVVLNGFSENVDIDGESYSNVMPAHDFLKDQEIAAVLTYIRKNFTNKAGAITAVQVKTVRATNKK, from the coding sequence ATGAGAAAATATTTAATCATTATTTTCATTCTTAGCTGCTCCCAGTTAATAGCCCAGGTTAAAACTCCGGCAAAAGCCAGGACTAAACCCCGGCAACGCCTGGCAAAGCCGGCGGTTGATGGTAAAGCTGTATACACAAAATATTGCTTAACCTGCCATCAGGCCGATGGGGGAGGCGTGCCTAATATGAATCCCCCGTTAATAAAAACATCTTATGTGCTGGGTGATAAAAATCGCCTCATTAAAGTTGTGCTTAACGGGTTTTCGGAAAATGTTGATATCGATGGCGAATCCTACTCTAACGTGATGCCGGCCCATGATTTTTTGAAAGACCAGGAAATCGCGGCGGTGTTAACCTACATAAGGAAAAATTTTACCAATAAAGCCGGCGCTATAACTGCAGTGCAGGTAAAAACGGTGAGAGCTACTAACAAAAAATAA
- a CDS encoding RNA polymerase sigma factor produces the protein MLSEVELITLIKQGDIRAFDEFYKRSWRGLYQVAYRSTGSSDDAKDLVQTVFISLWKCRFTLCPEQYNSSYLLRALKNNIINFYKKDAIRKRGVDELMQQSTSNEFTNEDDLIAKELSNTIEGRIKELPGKMQQVFVLSRQQNLSISEISEMLDIAPRTVKNQISNALKILRTGLDVFLVITFLFIK, from the coding sequence ATGCTGTCTGAAGTAGAATTAATAACATTAATTAAGCAGGGAGATATCCGGGCTTTCGACGAGTTTTATAAAAGAAGCTGGCGCGGCTTATACCAGGTTGCTTATCGCTCAACAGGTTCGTCTGATGACGCCAAGGACCTTGTGCAAACCGTTTTCATAAGTTTATGGAAATGCCGGTTTACCCTTTGCCCCGAACAATACAATTCATCGTATTTGTTAAGAGCCCTAAAGAATAATATTATTAATTTTTATAAAAAGGACGCGATCAGAAAAAGGGGAGTAGATGAATTAATGCAGCAAAGCACCAGCAACGAATTTACTAATGAAGATGATTTAATTGCCAAAGAACTCTCCAATACCATTGAAGGCCGTATTAAAGAACTTCCCGGCAAAATGCAGCAGGTGTTTGTATTATCCCGCCAACAAAACTTATCCATCAGCGAAATATCTGAAATGCTTGATATAGCCCCGCGTACAGTAAAAAATCAAATCTCAAACGCACTTAAAATATTACGTACAGGATTGGATGTGTTCCTGGTGATAACTTTTCTTTTTATAAAATAA
- a CDS encoding rhamnogalacturonidase produces the protein MKKHNPVTGILFTLLFFFYGLTAYAGAFPAPETSPYNVKLYGVKGDGKTIDTKGINKAIEVAAAAGGGTVYFPAGNYLCGSIHLQNNISLYIDQGATIVAAPIADESGYDLPEDKIDNKYQDFGHRHWHNSLIWGENLHDISILGPGTLWGKDLVRSNKGEDDKRPNKTISLYLCRNVIIKDISILHGGWFGILATGIDNFTIDNVKMDTNRDGMDIDCCRNVRISNCSVNSPYDDGICLKSTFGLGFARATENVTITNCQVSGYDEGSFLDGTFKRNEKKYSDGNPTGRIKMGTESNGGFKNVTISNCVFDYCRGLALETVDGALLEDVTITNITMRDIVNAPIFVRLGARMRGPEGTPVGVLRRVIISNVVCYNADNKHGAIISGIPGHDIEDLWLSNIRIYYKGGGTKEQSTREVPGLEKEYPEPYRFGTMPSYGFFIRNVKDLKMNDVEVSYIDEDLRPAFILDHVTGADFQHIKAQKAANAPAFVLNEVKDFNIYNSFPVANTRMADVNKKEL, from the coding sequence ATGAAAAAGCATAACCCGGTTACTGGTATTCTTTTTACTTTACTTTTCTTTTTTTATGGCCTTACAGCTTATGCAGGTGCTTTCCCGGCGCCCGAAACATCTCCTTATAACGTAAAGCTTTACGGTGTAAAAGGTGATGGTAAAACAATTGATACCAAGGGTATTAATAAAGCAATAGAGGTTGCAGCTGCCGCCGGCGGCGGTACTGTTTACTTTCCGGCGGGGAATTATTTATGCGGATCTATCCATCTTCAAAACAATATCTCTTTATATATTGATCAGGGGGCCACTATTGTAGCGGCCCCCATTGCTGATGAATCCGGTTATGATTTACCCGAAGACAAGATCGACAACAAATACCAGGATTTTGGGCACAGGCATTGGCATAACAGTTTAATATGGGGCGAAAACCTGCATGATATTTCCATATTAGGTCCCGGTACCCTTTGGGGAAAAGACCTGGTACGGAGTAATAAAGGAGAGGATGACAAGCGCCCGAACAAAACCATCAGCCTTTATTTATGCCGTAATGTGATTATTAAAGACATATCCATATTGCATGGCGGCTGGTTTGGCATCCTGGCTACCGGGATAGATAACTTTACTATTGATAATGTGAAGATGGATACCAACCGCGACGGGATGGATATTGACTGCTGTCGTAATGTGCGTATTTCTAATTGCAGCGTTAACTCGCCCTATGATGATGGTATATGTTTGAAAAGCACTTTTGGGCTTGGCTTTGCCCGCGCTACAGAAAATGTTACCATCACCAACTGCCAGGTAAGCGGTTATGATGAAGGTTCGTTTTTAGACGGCACTTTTAAACGGAACGAAAAGAAATACTCCGACGGCAATCCTACAGGCCGTATAAAAATGGGCACCGAATCAAATGGCGGATTTAAGAATGTCACCATTTCAAATTGTGTATTTGATTATTGCCGTGGTTTGGCCCTTGAAACTGTTGATGGCGCGCTTTTAGAAGATGTTACCATTACCAACATTACCATGCGCGATATTGTAAACGCACCAATTTTTGTTCGTTTAGGAGCACGTATGCGCGGACCCGAAGGTACACCGGTTGGCGTGCTCAGGCGCGTTATCATCAGCAATGTGGTATGTTATAATGCCGATAATAAGCACGGCGCAATCATAAGCGGAATCCCTGGCCATGACATTGAAGATCTGTGGTTAAGTAACATCAGGATTTATTATAAAGGTGGCGGTACTAAAGAGCAATCAACACGTGAAGTGCCTGGTTTAGAAAAAGAATATCCCGAACCATACCGTTTTGGTACAATGCCGTCCTATGGTTTCTTTATCCGCAATGTTAAAGATCTTAAAATGAACGATGTGGAGGTAAGTTATATTGATGAGGACCTGCGCCCGGCATTTATACTTGACCATGTAACCGGTGCCGATTTTCAGCATATCAAAGCGCAGAAAGCGGCCAATGCACCGGCATTTGTTTTAAATGAAGTAAAGGATTTTAACATATATAACAGCTTTCCGGTAGCAAACACCAGGATGGCGGATGTGAATAAAAAGGAACTTTAA
- a CDS encoding SusC/RagA family TonB-linked outer membrane protein, whose protein sequence is MKVSITVVVCSLVCCQLLLAKTAKSQISATLVKISFGKESLQSSINKLEKQTGIKFSYNPEDLKGYSVKPNKFKEEKLSSILNYLFAKTQLTFKEISDGIVIYDKTATLKTGLLTDKSSGPDIKTESADITVTGIVSDINGPLPGVSVVIDGGTKGVITNTNGSYSLKAAPDAVLIFSSIGYKTQKININNQTVINVTMVSDLRSLSDVIVVGYGVQKKSDITGAIVSVNEQALRDIPASNIGQALQGQAAGVDIQKSGGNSHPGATPSILIRGNRSINASNAPLIVVDGLPFNGSLNDINPDDIVSLEVLKDASSTAIYGSRGANGVLLVSTRRGKKGGTNITYSGYAGFNKPLGNYNIMNGPQFEDLKKWGLINGNPGKYSGLDDPAFLTDGSFAPQEVASIKSGRSTDWQKLIYKTGFVTDHQLGVSGGTDLTQYAISGGYYNETGIYFGQSFVRYSIKLSIDQQLGKNVKIGLSSLNTLSYTNGENANPLGQALRASPLSTPYDDATGQLVGFTAGSANQVWNPLANFVPGAAVETRKRFGTFTTAYAEVNLAPGLKYRFNGGAEIRPDIYGNYYASATTNNLGGASTANNQSTYSYNYTLENILTYDRTIAQKHHINFTGLYSLQESQSQSNSFSYNNILSDGIQYFNPQYGANLSGSGSYSKWDIISYMARVNYGFANKYLLTLTMRSDGSSRLAPGNKYHVFPSAAAAWNVTQEPMFKDSHVLSNLKLRVSYGTVGNTAINPYQTLGALTSVNYNFGSTNLTGAYPTNVPNPNLTWEYTSTLNAGADFGFLDGRITGAVEAYHQYTRSLLLPLSLPPTSGIPNSILTNVGQTQNKGIEISLASVNIQGNGRNSFSWTTSANITFNRGKVTKLASGVTQDITNGLFVGQPINAIFDYKKVGIWQNTAADTAQAKSLGLTTTGTGSVIGTIRVEDVNKDGKISASDRIVLGSDQPKYTGGFTNRIAYKGFDFTVVGVYRVGGLITSKLFQSGSFINTFQGNYNNINEDYWTPTNHQNFYPKPNSASTNTPYSSLLSYFDGTFLKIRSATLGYYMPESITKRIKARSLRIYATAQNPFILFSPYRNTFHGLDPETAGSLNVDTPPTKSFTFGINMTL, encoded by the coding sequence ATGAAAGTATCAATAACTGTAGTAGTATGCTCGCTGGTGTGTTGCCAGCTACTGCTTGCTAAGACAGCAAAGAGCCAAATTTCGGCCACGCTTGTCAAAATTTCCTTTGGCAAGGAAAGCCTTCAGAGCTCTATCAATAAGCTCGAAAAACAAACGGGCATCAAATTCTCCTATAACCCCGAAGATTTAAAGGGTTATTCGGTTAAACCTAATAAATTTAAAGAGGAAAAGCTGAGCAGTATCCTTAATTATCTGTTCGCTAAAACACAGCTCACGTTTAAAGAAATTAGTGATGGTATTGTAATATACGACAAAACGGCAACGCTAAAAACGGGTTTGCTAACCGATAAATCCTCCGGGCCGGATATAAAAACAGAATCGGCCGATATTACAGTTACGGGTATTGTATCTGATATAAATGGCCCTTTGCCGGGTGTTTCTGTCGTTATTGATGGCGGCACAAAAGGTGTTATTACCAATACTAATGGTTCCTATTCACTTAAAGCTGCTCCTGATGCAGTGCTGATATTTTCTTCTATCGGTTATAAAACGCAAAAAATCAATATCAACAACCAAACGGTAATAAATGTAACCATGGTAAGCGATCTGAGGTCGTTAAGTGATGTTATAGTGGTTGGTTATGGTGTGCAAAAAAAATCGGATATAACGGGCGCAATAGTTTCTGTTAATGAGCAGGCGCTTCGTGATATCCCGGCTTCAAATATTGGCCAGGCATTACAAGGTCAGGCTGCCGGTGTTGATATTCAAAAAAGCGGTGGAAACAGCCATCCAGGGGCAACACCGTCTATTCTGATTAGGGGAAACAGATCAATAAACGCCTCAAACGCTCCGTTGATTGTAGTTGATGGCCTTCCTTTTAACGGAAGCCTTAACGATATTAATCCCGATGATATTGTTTCGCTGGAGGTGTTAAAGGATGCCTCTTCAACAGCTATTTATGGTTCAAGGGGTGCCAACGGTGTTTTATTAGTATCTACTCGCCGTGGCAAAAAAGGCGGTACAAACATTACCTATAGTGGCTATGCCGGTTTCAACAAACCTTTAGGCAATTATAATATCATGAATGGCCCGCAATTTGAAGATCTGAAAAAATGGGGGCTTATCAACGGAAATCCTGGCAAATATTCGGGTTTAGATGATCCTGCCTTTTTAACAGATGGCTCTTTTGCTCCCCAGGAGGTAGCTTCAATCAAAAGCGGGCGCAGTACCGATTGGCAAAAGCTCATCTATAAAACGGGTTTTGTGACCGACCATCAATTAGGTGTTTCGGGCGGTACCGATTTAACCCAGTACGCCATATCAGGCGGGTATTATAATGAAACCGGTATATACTTTGGCCAATCATTTGTGCGGTACTCTATCAAGTTAAGTATCGATCAGCAATTGGGCAAAAATGTTAAAATTGGCCTAAGCAGTTTAAACACTTTAAGTTATACCAATGGCGAAAATGCCAACCCACTTGGCCAGGCGTTAAGGGCAAGCCCGCTCTCTACCCCGTATGATGATGCTACCGGGCAATTAGTAGGTTTTACAGCAGGCAGTGCCAACCAGGTATGGAACCCTCTTGCCAATTTTGTGCCTGGTGCGGCGGTTGAAACCCGTAAGCGGTTCGGAACTTTTACCACCGCTTATGCAGAGGTTAACCTGGCTCCCGGCCTGAAATACAGGTTCAACGGCGGTGCCGAGATCAGGCCCGATATATATGGCAATTACTACGCCAGCGCAACCACCAATAACCTGGGCGGCGCATCAACAGCAAATAACCAAAGTACTTACAGTTATAACTATACGCTTGAAAACATTTTAACTTACGACAGAACAATTGCCCAAAAGCACCATATCAATTTTACCGGGCTTTACAGTTTACAGGAAAGCCAATCGCAGTCTAACTCATTCAGCTATAATAATATTCTGTCAGATGGGATTCAGTATTTTAACCCGCAGTACGGGGCCAATTTGAGCGGATCCGGCTCCTACTCAAAATGGGATATTATATCATACATGGCAAGGGTAAATTATGGCTTTGCCAATAAATACCTGCTTACATTAACCATGCGTTCAGATGGGTCATCGCGCCTGGCGCCAGGTAATAAATACCATGTCTTCCCTTCGGCTGCAGCTGCCTGGAACGTTACACAGGAACCTATGTTTAAAGATTCGCATGTGTTATCAAATCTTAAATTACGTGTAAGTTATGGCACCGTTGGTAATACGGCCATTAACCCATACCAAACATTGGGTGCTTTAACATCGGTTAACTATAACTTTGGTTCTACAAACCTCACCGGGGCTTATCCAACCAACGTTCCTAACCCTAATCTTACCTGGGAGTATACATCTACATTAAACGCTGGTGCCGATTTTGGTTTTCTTGATGGACGAATTACAGGTGCTGTTGAAGCCTACCATCAATATACCAGGTCGTTATTGCTTCCTTTATCTTTGCCGCCGACGTCTGGTATTCCCAATAGTATTTTAACCAATGTTGGCCAAACTCAAAACAAGGGTATCGAGATAAGTTTAGCCAGTGTTAATATACAGGGTAACGGCAGAAACAGCTTCAGCTGGACTACCAGTGCCAATATTACCTTCAACCGCGGAAAAGTAACCAAATTAGCAAGTGGTGTAACCCAGGATATTACCAATGGCCTTTTTGTTGGCCAGCCTATTAATGCCATATTTGATTATAAAAAAGTTGGAATCTGGCAAAATACTGCCGCCGATACCGCACAGGCAAAAAGCCTTGGGCTTACCACTACCGGTACCGGTTCTGTTATAGGTACCATCAGGGTAGAAGACGTAAACAAGGATGGAAAGATCAGTGCAAGCGACAGGATAGTACTTGGGTCAGATCAGCCTAAATATACCGGCGGATTTACCAACCGTATTGCTTACAAAGGTTTTGATTTTACTGTAGTTGGAGTTTACAGGGTAGGTGGTTTAATTACTTCCAAATTATTCCAGAGCGGCAGTTTTATCAATACCTTCCAGGGTAACTATAATAATATAAACGAAGACTACTGGACCCCAACCAATCATCAGAATTTTTACCCTAAACCAAATTCTGCATCAACCAATACACCTTATTCATCATTGCTGAGTTATTTTGACGGTACTTTCCTTAAAATAAGGAGCGCGACATTGGGCTATTATATGCCCGAGTCGATAACAAAACGTATCAAAGCAAGGTCATTACGGATATATGCAACAGCGCAAAACCCATTTATACTTTTTTCGCCGTACCGCAATACCTTTCATGGTCTTGACCCCGAAACAGCCGGAAGCTTAAACGTTGATACGCCGCCTACCAAGTCATTTACGTTCGGTATTAACATGACACTTTAA
- a CDS encoding FecR family protein, translating into MIKWLKPGHKPIGGEAHLHDEAAMRAIEKQMLNAIHKEIYGKWYFIKTTSGKYAVAASFVLLCCSIALGLKLSLKSKINFVTVAAANGHINIVDLPDGSKVWLNSGCTIRYPDRFDKTREIQLINGEAFFDIKHDEKSPFIVHYGSLHARVLGTAFNIKYFKKLSDVRVTVTRGLVEVGKNRESFGVLAHDNEVSYDQLSNQHTIRKVDSRKIAAWITNEVNLYDVSFAELMLRLENIYNVHITYDHAKLNALPTTIHFSNNDNLQQVLEIIKTIHRVNYTINGKEVLLEKTHNK; encoded by the coding sequence ATGATAAAATGGCTGAAGCCTGGTCATAAGCCTATTGGCGGTGAAGCACATCTGCATGATGAGGCGGCTATGCGGGCGATAGAAAAGCAGATGTTAAATGCTATTCATAAAGAAATTTATGGCAAATGGTATTTTATAAAAACAACATCGGGCAAATACGCTGTTGCAGCATCATTTGTACTTTTATGCTGCTCAATTGCATTAGGCCTTAAACTCTCATTAAAAAGTAAAATCAATTTTGTTACGGTAGCTGCGGCAAACGGCCATATCAACATTGTTGACCTACCCGATGGGTCGAAGGTTTGGTTAAACTCGGGCTGTACCATTCGTTATCCCGACAGGTTTGATAAAACCCGGGAGATCCAGCTGATCAACGGCGAAGCTTTTTTCGACATAAAACATGATGAAAAGAGTCCTTTTATTGTTCATTATGGTAGTTTGCATGCACGTGTTTTAGGTACGGCATTTAATATAAAATACTTTAAAAAACTTAGTGATGTAAGGGTAACCGTAACAAGGGGACTTGTTGAGGTTGGGAAAAATCGCGAAAGTTTCGGCGTGCTCGCGCATGATAACGAAGTTTCTTATGATCAGCTAAGCAATCAGCACACCATTCGCAAGGTCGACTCGCGAAAAATTGCAGCCTGGATAACAAATGAAGTTAATTTATATGATGTTTCATTTGCCGAACTGATGCTCAGGCTCGAAAATATCTATAACGTTCACATCACCTACGATCATGCAAAATTGAACGCGTTGCCAACAACCATTCATTTTTCAAATAACGATAACCTGCAACAGGTACTCGAAATTATTAAAACAATACATCGTGTAAACTATACGATAAACGGAAAGGAGGTTTTATTAGAAAAAACACATAACAAATAA
- a CDS encoding RagB/SusD family nutrient uptake outer membrane protein: MKRISIYLYTCLFLGLMLTACKKTLVEAPKSTLTPAFFTTTQGFQAGLTAAYAGFRTIWGPDTYFEMTVPGTDEFIAGNDGNNGLVKYNSNFNTADGIVAGIWKNCYTYINTCNGLIDNAPSGLDAATKASLIGEAKFLRANYYFILVQFWGDVTLNKSFQATPTTSATRAPMADVYTFIIQDLKDAIAALPTGPLTNGVQPGRATKAAAEHMLAKVYLTRAGSSAKQADDYKNAYTNAIDLITNVAPGAGLKLQQDFGKVFAEGNETNSEILWTVQHTTTLAYNGSATQNNSGPDNLLCHLFVPKYEVQPGMQRSTLYGRPYIRVVPTHWLTDTVFKERVNDQRYNKTFQTMWLCNNAASIPNWPNPLPAGAPAGAQPGAPKYTVGDTAIWMPGYAMTSSQIAGYRYQVIPPGKYSIALSPAMIKYFDTKRPDQNSPSSRPIIIYRLAETYLIAAEALYMDGRATDAVSYINAVRERAAYPSGNVVAMDITADKLSLDFILDERSRELCGELVRWLDLVRTGKLLERVKLHNTDGKSNIKPFHVLRPIPQTQIDATITGTPYPQNPGW, encoded by the coding sequence ATGAAAAGGATATCTATATATTTATACACCTGTTTATTTTTAGGTCTGATGCTTACCGCGTGTAAAAAAACACTGGTAGAAGCTCCTAAATCAACCTTGACCCCTGCTTTTTTTACAACAACGCAGGGTTTCCAGGCAGGTCTTACAGCAGCATATGCAGGGTTCAGGACTATTTGGGGACCAGATACCTATTTTGAAATGACGGTACCCGGTACCGACGAGTTTATTGCCGGTAACGATGGTAATAACGGCCTGGTTAAATACAACAGTAATTTTAATACTGCCGATGGTATAGTAGCCGGCATCTGGAAAAACTGTTACACTTATATCAACACCTGCAACGGACTGATTGATAATGCCCCGTCCGGGCTGGATGCTGCTACCAAAGCAAGCCTGATTGGCGAGGCTAAATTTCTGAGAGCCAACTATTACTTTATATTAGTTCAGTTTTGGGGCGATGTTACTTTAAACAAAAGCTTCCAGGCAACCCCAACAACTTCTGCCACCCGCGCGCCCATGGCCGATGTGTATACTTTTATAATTCAGGACCTTAAAGATGCCATTGCAGCTTTACCCACCGGGCCATTAACCAATGGTGTACAGCCGGGCAGGGCAACCAAAGCTGCTGCCGAACATATGCTCGCAAAAGTTTACCTAACCAGGGCAGGCTCATCGGCCAAACAAGCGGATGATTACAAAAACGCCTATACCAACGCTATTGATTTAATTACTAATGTTGCTCCCGGTGCCGGCTTAAAGCTACAACAGGATTTTGGAAAGGTTTTTGCCGAGGGCAATGAAACCAACAGTGAAATATTGTGGACAGTGCAGCATACAACTACATTGGCTTACAACGGTTCGGCTACGCAAAACAACAGCGGGCCTGATAACCTGCTTTGCCATTTGTTTGTGCCTAAATATGAAGTACAGCCGGGTATGCAGCGCAGTACCCTTTACGGTCGCCCTTATATACGTGTTGTGCCTACCCACTGGCTTACCGATACTGTGTTTAAAGAAAGGGTAAACGATCAGCGGTATAATAAAACGTTTCAAACCATGTGGTTGTGTAACAATGCCGCATCAATACCTAACTGGCCCAATCCTTTGCCGGCAGGTGCTCCGGCAGGCGCGCAGCCAGGTGCGCCTAAATATACTGTAGGCGATACCGCTATATGGATGCCAGGCTACGCCATGACCTCCAGCCAAATTGCTGGGTATCGTTACCAGGTAATTCCGCCAGGTAAATATAGTATTGCTCTATCGCCCGCCATGATTAAATATTTTGATACCAAGCGGCCCGACCAGAATTCACCATCCAGCAGGCCTATCATTATATACAGGCTGGCCGAAACCTATTTAATAGCCGCCGAAGCATTATATATGGATGGCCGTGCGACTGATGCAGTATCATATATCAACGCGGTGCGCGAAAGAGCTGCTTACCCTTCGGGCAATGTTGTAGCAATGGATATCACCGCTGATAAGCTTTCATTAGATTTTATTTTGGATGAACGCTCAAGAGAGCTATGCGGCGAACTGGTACGCTGGCTTGACCTGGTGCGCACAGGCAAGTTACTGGAAAGGGTGAAACTGCATAATACCGATGGTAAAAGCAATATCAAACCATTTCATGTGCTGCGCCCAATTCCGCAAACACAAATCGATGCCACTATTACCGGCACTCCTTACCCTCAAAACCCTGGTTGGTAA
- a CDS encoding DUF4350 domain-containing protein has protein sequence MQFKQYAIIALLAGLIIPAAKAQTKTVTLDCFFNNEYRKNASGTTERFHYTWEDTKSSGYSIWGDIFKQNGANLQSLTTEPTAESLKGTDIYIIVDPDTRKETANPNYIESRHIKAITDWVKKGGVLVMLANDSANAELPHLNNLAEKFGIHFNDDLYKHVIDKQFEMGAITVSPGNPIFKTARKVYLKDIATLKLSLNARPALTDSGKVIVAIARYGRGIVFAVGDPWIYNEYTNGRLTPSMGFENDKAAEDITQWLLLQIPKKQ, from the coding sequence ATGCAATTTAAACAATATGCAATAATAGCATTGCTTGCAGGATTAATTATACCTGCGGCGAAGGCTCAAACTAAAACGGTTACCCTTGATTGTTTCTTTAATAATGAATACCGTAAAAATGCATCCGGTACAACGGAGCGTTTCCATTATACCTGGGAGGATACCAAAAGTTCGGGATACTCAATATGGGGAGATATTTTTAAACAGAATGGCGCAAACCTGCAAAGCCTTACAACGGAACCCACTGCAGAAAGTTTAAAAGGCACTGATATTTATATTATTGTTGACCCCGATACCAGGAAGGAAACGGCTAATCCTAATTACATTGAATCGAGGCATATTAAAGCTATAACTGATTGGGTTAAAAAGGGCGGTGTATTGGTAATGCTTGCAAACGACAGCGCTAATGCCGAACTTCCTCATTTAAATAACCTGGCAGAAAAATTCGGGATCCATTTTAATGACGATTTATATAAGCACGTTATTGACAAACAATTTGAAATGGGAGCAATAACGGTTTCGCCGGGTAACCCCATATTTAAAACGGCCCGCAAGGTTTATTTAAAAGATATAGCAACCCTGAAACTATCATTAAATGCCCGGCCGGCGCTTACAGATAGCGGTAAAGTAATTGTGGCCATAGCACGGTATGGCAGGGGGATAGTGTTTGCAGTTGGCGACCCATGGATATATAATGAATACACCAACGGAAGGCTTACGCCTTCAATGGGTTTTGAAAACGATAAGGCCGCAGAGGATATAACCCAATGGCTTTTGTTGCAAATACCTAAAAAGCAATAA
- a CDS encoding PQQ-dependent sugar dehydrogenase produces MKSKLSRSIIILTALAISVTLYSLKPAAHVVPDADNAGLKLPAGFGALKVAETGAKARHLVVTPQGDIYVKLAKVNKEGKGILVFHEAANGKAELKSGFGTYGGTEVYLKNGYLYASSNTEVFRYKVNDKNEVINPDQPEKIVTGLKAGRQHETKSFALDNDGNIYVNIGAWFNSCQEKDRGLHSPGIPGCPILDSMGGVWQFKVDKLNQTYGDGVRYATGLRNMVGMDWNQQDNQLFVMQHGRDNLNSSWPELYTTKQSAELPAECLYALKKGDNAGWPFMYYDQIQHKKIQAPEYGGDGKKEADAKFIDPAAAYPGHMAPNGLLFYTGNQFPEKYKNGAFIAFHGSWNRAPEPQAGYFVVFQPFKNGKPDGDWEIFADGFSGSPEKTAAGRADHRPCGLAQGADGSLYVTDDSKGTIYRIMYTKK; encoded by the coding sequence ATGAAAAGTAAACTATCCAGGTCAATAATAATACTTACAGCGCTCGCTATAAGCGTAACACTTTATTCCCTAAAACCGGCAGCCCATGTAGTGCCAGATGCCGATAATGCCGGTTTAAAATTGCCCGCCGGATTTGGCGCCTTAAAAGTTGCCGAAACCGGTGCCAAGGCAAGGCATTTGGTGGTTACACCACAGGGCGATATTTATGTAAAGCTTGCAAAGGTTAATAAAGAAGGTAAAGGTATTTTAGTATTTCATGAAGCTGCAAATGGCAAGGCCGAACTCAAATCGGGCTTTGGCACTTACGGTGGTACCGAGGTTTATTTAAAAAACGGTTACCTGTATGCTTCATCCAATACCGAGGTATTCAGGTATAAGGTGAATGATAAAAATGAAGTTATTAACCCGGATCAGCCCGAAAAAATAGTTACCGGTTTAAAGGCGGGCCGCCAGCATGAAACCAAATCGTTTGCATTGGATAACGATGGCAATATTTATGTAAACATAGGCGCCTGGTTTAATTCGTGCCAGGAAAAAGACCGCGGGCTACATTCTCCGGGGATACCAGGCTGCCCTATTCTTGATTCGATGGGTGGGGTGTGGCAGTTTAAAGTCGATAAATTAAACCAAACCTATGGCGATGGTGTGCGGTATGCAACCGGGTTAAGAAATATGGTAGGTATGGACTGGAACCAGCAGGACAACCAGCTTTTTGTAATGCAGCATGGCAGGGATAACCTCAACAGCTCATGGCCCGAACTTTATACCACCAAGCAATCTGCCGAGTTACCAGCCGAATGCTTATATGCCCTTAAAAAGGGCGATAATGCCGGCTGGCCGTTTATGTATTATGACCAGATTCAGCATAAGAAGATACAAGCCCCTGAGTATGGCGGCGATGGAAAAAAAGAAGCCGATGCTAAATTTATCGATCCGGCAGCTGCTTATCCAGGCCATATGGCGCCCAATGGTTTGCTGTTTTATACCGGCAATCAGTTCCCTGAGAAATATAAAAACGGGGCCTTTATAGCATTTCATGGTTCATGGAACAGGGCTCCCGAACCGCAGGCCGGATACTTTGTAGTTTTTCAGCCATTTAAAAATGGAAAGCCCGATGGTGATTGGGAAATATTTGCAGATGGTTTTTCGGGCTCGCCCGAAAAAACTGCGGCTGGCCGGGCCGATCATCGTCCCTGCGGGCTTGCCCAGGGTGCCGATGGTTCTTTGTATGTTACTGATGATTCAAAAGGTACCATATACCGCATTATGTACACTAAAAAGTAA